A genome region from Methanofollis sp. UBA420 includes the following:
- the thsA gene encoding thermosome subunit alpha yields MLAGQPVVILRDNIERTKGHEAQQSNILAAKAIAAAVRTTLGPRGMDKMLVSGSGDVTITNDGATILRELSVQHPGAKMMVEVAETQDDEVGDGTTTACILGGAFMEQASTMLTKEIHPTIIALGYRKGMEKALEILNDLIITVTPEDREILLQIASTSMTGKSIESVKEKVAGIIVDAVQAVAEEKNGKTVIDEDDVAVTKEVGDSMDDAELVKGVVINKTRVADGMPRRVENAKVALLAQPLEITKTQVKSKIKISGSEQLTAFGEQERESLKKLADAIRDAGVNVVFCQKGIADAVQYYLAKYGIFAVEDVAEKDMKFAAKALNAVIVNKVQEISPEVLGTAGYVEQFEDADLVKIAECPNPKAVTILLRGSTQHLIDELERAVEDARRVVQDALEDGTFVVGGGSVEVEMMLRIRDYAASVGGRTQIALEAYAAAFEDIPKTLAENSGFDPIDKVVELKQAHAAGNRYAGLNVYTGEVVDMKAEKVFEPARVKKQAIMSATEMAAMLVRVDDMFVTVKKGPSGPVA; encoded by the coding sequence ATGCTTGCCGGACAGCCAGTTGTCATATTACGAGATAACATCGAGCGTACCAAGGGGCACGAGGCGCAGCAGTCCAACATCCTTGCGGCAAAGGCAATCGCCGCCGCGGTACGGACGACGCTCGGCCCCCGGGGTATGGACAAAATGCTCGTCTCCGGAAGCGGGGATGTTACAATCACGAACGACGGAGCGACGATCCTGCGTGAGCTCTCGGTCCAGCACCCCGGCGCCAAGATGATGGTCGAGGTCGCCGAGACGCAGGACGACGAGGTCGGCGACGGCACCACCACCGCCTGCATCCTCGGCGGCGCCTTCATGGAGCAGGCCAGCACGATGCTCACAAAGGAGATCCACCCGACGATCATCGCCCTCGGCTACAGGAAGGGTATGGAGAAGGCGCTGGAGATCCTCAACGACCTGATCATCACGGTCACGCCCGAGGACCGCGAGATCCTCCTGCAGATCGCCTCCACCTCGATGACCGGGAAGTCGATCGAGTCGGTGAAGGAGAAGGTCGCCGGGATCATCGTCGACGCCGTCCAGGCCGTTGCCGAGGAGAAGAACGGGAAGACCGTCATCGACGAGGACGATGTGGCCGTCACCAAGGAGGTCGGCGACTCGATGGACGACGCCGAACTCGTCAAGGGTGTCGTGATCAACAAGACGCGGGTCGCCGACGGGATGCCCCGCAGAGTCGAGAACGCGAAGGTCGCCCTCCTTGCCCAGCCCCTGGAGATCACGAAGACCCAGGTGAAGTCGAAGATCAAGATCTCCGGCAGCGAGCAGCTCACCGCCTTTGGCGAACAGGAGCGCGAGAGCCTGAAGAAGCTCGCCGACGCGATCCGCGACGCAGGAGTCAACGTCGTCTTCTGCCAGAAGGGGATCGCCGACGCCGTCCAGTATTACCTGGCGAAGTACGGCATCTTCGCGGTCGAGGACGTTGCGGAGAAGGACATGAAGTTCGCGGCAAAGGCCCTCAACGCCGTGATCGTGAACAAGGTCCAGGAGATCTCGCCCGAGGTCCTCGGCACGGCCGGCTATGTCGAGCAGTTCGAGGACGCCGACCTGGTGAAGATCGCCGAGTGCCCGAACCCGAAGGCAGTCACCATCCTGCTGCGGGGCTCGACCCAGCACCTCATCGACGAACTCGAACGTGCGGTCGAAGACGCCCGCCGTGTTGTCCAGGACGCCCTTGAAGACGGGACCTTCGTCGTCGGCGGCGGCTCTGTCGAGGTCGAGATGATGCTGCGGATCCGCGACTACGCAGCAAGCGTCGGCGGCAGGACCCAGATCGCCCTCGAAGCCTATGCAGCGGCCTTCGAGGACATCCCGAAGACTCTCGCCGAGAACTCGGGCTTCGACCCGATCGACAAGGTCGTCGAACTCAAGCAGGCCCACGCCGCCGGCAACAGGTACGCTGGCCTCAATGTCTACACCGGCGAGGTCGTGGACATGAAGGCCGAGAAGGTCTTTGAGCCGGCACGGGTGAAGAAGCAGGCGATCATGTCCGCAACCGAGATGGCGGCAATGCTCGTCCGGGTCGACGACATGTTCGTCACCGTCAAGAAGGGTCCCTCAGGCCCTGTCGCCTGA
- a CDS encoding orotate phosphoribosyltransferase-like protein, with protein sequence MSSLDELINKAQILLSDGHSPEQIADELSLSMETVTWLLTQQRSAEAPKDVHIDWTPMSSDAGMLDLVGQMLVRRHEGAAADGQFLSGPEAAAYDTVVGISLSGVPMATIIAGRTGKRLAIYHPAKHSPAEKKVGSISGNFASIAGHACVIVDDVITTGRTLHEVVDYLRSHGARPVAIWVIFDKRDVRAVEGVPVLPLCTVSRID encoded by the coding sequence ATGAGTTCCCTCGACGAACTGATCAACAAGGCACAGATCCTCCTCTCCGACGGCCATAGCCCGGAGCAGATCGCGGACGAGCTCTCCCTCTCGATGGAGACGGTGACCTGGCTCCTGACGCAGCAGCGGAGTGCCGAGGCGCCGAAGGACGTGCACATCGACTGGACGCCGATGAGCAGCGACGCGGGGATGCTCGACCTTGTCGGGCAGATGCTGGTCAGGCGGCACGAGGGCGCCGCCGCAGACGGGCAGTTCCTCTCCGGCCCCGAGGCCGCCGCATACGACACCGTCGTCGGCATCTCCCTCTCCGGAGTCCCGATGGCGACGATCATCGCCGGCCGGACAGGGAAGAGGCTTGCGATCTATCACCCGGCAAAGCACAGCCCTGCCGAGAAGAAGGTCGGTTCGATCTCCGGGAACTTCGCCTCCATCGCCGGGCACGCCTGCGTCATCGTCGATGACGTGATCACGACAGGCAGGACCCTCCACGAGGTCGTGGACTACCTGCGGTCCCACGGGGCGAGGCCGGTCGCGATCTGGGTGATCTTTGACAAGAGGGACGTGCGGGCCGTCGAGGGAGTGCCTGTCCTCCCGCTCTGCACGGTCTCGCGGATCGACTGA
- a CDS encoding nucleotide-binding protein — protein MKAVLDATAFFVDRPYAGELYTTPEVVAELVDLRAKCRYEALLAEGLAVASPSPESTLAAREAAGKSRDIGVLSPTDLSVLALARELGATVYTDDFALQNAAMRLGVATEPIQQRRAAKVAWKYRCTGCGRYFGHEGECPICGSAIKRKRR, from the coding sequence ATGAAGGCGGTCCTCGACGCCACGGCGTTCTTCGTGGACCGCCCCTATGCCGGGGAGCTGTACACGACGCCCGAGGTCGTCGCCGAACTGGTGGACCTGCGGGCAAAGTGCCGGTACGAGGCACTCCTTGCAGAGGGGCTCGCCGTTGCCAGTCCCTCCCCGGAGAGCACCCTCGCCGCACGGGAGGCGGCAGGGAAGAGCCGCGACATCGGCGTCCTCTCCCCGACCGACCTCTCCGTCCTCGCCCTCGCCCGCGAACTCGGGGCGACGGTGTACACCGACGACTTCGCCCTCCAGAACGCGGCAATGCGCCTCGGCGTCGCCACAGAACCGATCCAGCAGAGGCGGGCCGCAAAGGTGGCATGGAAGTACCGCTGCACCGGCTGCGGCCGGTACTTCGGGCACGAAGGGGAGTGCCCGATCTGCGGTTCGGCGATAAAGAGGAAGAGGCGGTAG
- the rtcA gene encoding RNA 3'-terminal phosphate cyclase encodes MLEVDGAVGEGGGQVVRTAVALAALTGTPIRITKIRANRPKPGLAAQHCTAVQAVALACGAEMRGCRRESDTLTFAPGEVRKTKIDLAIGTAGSIPLVLQAWLPVALEAGGTITLTGGTEVSKSPTIDYFSEVLVPLLRAHGAKIEVEVLGRGYFPVGGGRVRVTVEPSKLAPLAIGGVPAHAGIISCSQNLPDHVAERQAQAASAALPGFPVRIERTPGPGTGTSVTVFEGAKGGVAVGRRGLPAEKVGWMAADELLAARSVACDVDVHLADQLLVYLARAGGSYSAPEISSHAATTCRLLSLFGYEIAVSGATPAVFSA; translated from the coding sequence ATGTTAGAGGTCGACGGGGCCGTCGGGGAGGGCGGGGGGCAGGTGGTGAGGACCGCGGTCGCCCTTGCGGCCCTCACCGGCACGCCCATCAGGATCACGAAGATCAGGGCGAACCGCCCGAAACCCGGGCTTGCGGCCCAGCACTGCACGGCGGTGCAGGCGGTCGCCCTCGCCTGCGGGGCAGAGATGAGGGGGTGCCGCCGGGAGAGCGACACCCTGACTTTTGCGCCCGGCGAGGTCAGGAAGACCAAGATCGACCTTGCGATCGGCACGGCCGGGAGCATCCCCCTCGTCCTCCAGGCCTGGTTGCCTGTGGCCCTGGAGGCAGGGGGGACGATCACTCTCACCGGCGGGACCGAGGTCTCGAAGAGCCCGACCATCGACTATTTTTCCGAGGTGCTCGTGCCTCTCCTCCGTGCCCACGGGGCGAAGATAGAGGTGGAGGTCCTCGGCCGGGGATACTTCCCGGTCGGCGGCGGACGGGTGCGGGTCACGGTCGAGCCCTCGAAGCTCGCCCCCCTCGCCATCGGAGGGGTGCCTGCCCATGCCGGGATCATCTCCTGCTCCCAGAACCTCCCCGATCACGTGGCCGAGAGGCAGGCACAGGCGGCATCTGCCGCCCTCCCCGGCTTCCCGGTACGGATCGAGAGGACGCCCGGGCCTGGCACAGGGACATCGGTGACGGTCTTTGAAGGGGCGAAAGGCGGCGTCGCCGTCGGGAGGCGCGGCCTTCCCGCGGAAAAGGTCGGCTGGATGGCGGCAGACGAACTGCTCGCCGCCCGGTCGGTCGCCTGCGATGTCGACGTCCACCTCGCCGACCAGCTCCTCGTCTACCTTGCGAGGGCCGGGGGATCGTACTCGGCGCCAGAAATATCGAGCCACGCGGCGACGACCTGCCGCCTGCTCTCCCTCTTCGGCTACGAGATCGCCGTCTCAGGCGCAACCCCGGCGGTGTTCTCGGCATGA
- a CDS encoding ribose-phosphate diphosphokinase, which translates to MKVVCTEKSQILAVRIADELGVQVADTRFARFPDGELYLQVLDPLDDETVIVGSVTDNDAFIQLMLLVDACETTTNTLVIPYLGYARQDKKFKDGEPVSARVAARALSRGVTDVITVNIHEKDIAGHFDVPSHDLSLATEIGEYLKGRNLDNPLILAPDSGAADFAAEIAAAGGWQCDYLKKTRISGEEVRMEPKTFDVSGREVVITDDIISTGGTLATATKMLYAQGAAAVHAICVHGVFTGGAYVHLRSAGVKSVVCSDTIERACSEVSAARCIAAALRKC; encoded by the coding sequence ATGAAGGTTGTATGCACAGAAAAATCCCAGATACTCGCCGTTCGGATCGCCGATGAACTCGGGGTCCAGGTAGCCGACACCCGCTTCGCCCGCTTCCCTGACGGGGAGCTGTACCTGCAGGTCCTCGACCCCCTGGACGACGAGACCGTGATCGTGGGGAGCGTCACCGATAATGACGCTTTTATTCAGTTGATGCTCCTCGTCGACGCCTGCGAGACGACGACAAATACTCTGGTCATCCCGTATCTCGGCTATGCCAGGCAGGACAAGAAGTTCAAGGACGGCGAGCCGGTGAGCGCCCGCGTCGCCGCCCGGGCCCTCTCCCGCGGGGTCACCGACGTGATCACCGTCAATATCCACGAGAAGGACATTGCCGGGCACTTCGACGTCCCCTCCCACGACCTCTCGCTTGCGACCGAGATCGGGGAGTACCTGAAAGGCAGGAACCTCGACAACCCCCTGATCCTGGCCCCCGACTCCGGGGCTGCGGACTTTGCGGCCGAGATCGCGGCCGCGGGCGGGTGGCAGTGTGACTACCTGAAAAAGACCAGAATTTCCGGCGAGGAGGTCAGGATGGAGCCGAAGACCTTCGACGTCTCCGGCCGCGAGGTCGTCATCACCGACGACATCATCTCGACCGGCGGAACTCTCGCCACGGCGACGAAGATGCTCTATGCCCAGGGTGCGGCGGCCGTCCATGCCATCTGCGTCCACGGCGTCTTCACAGGCGGGGCCTATGTCCACCTCAGGAGTGCCGGAGTGAAGAGCGTCGTCTGCTCTGACACGATCGAGCGGGCGTGCTCCGAGGTCTCGGCGGCACGGTGCATCGCGGCAGCTCTGCGGAAATGTTAG
- the lonB gene encoding ATP-dependent protease LonB yields the protein MQDTVSNILEKKTDEDLLQGSAITSSSEVTVPPRLIDQVIGQDAAVEVIKKAATQRRHVMMIGNPGTGKSMLAKAMAELLPKEELKDILVYPNVEDSNNPIIRTVAAGRGKQIVAAHKAEAAKRKQMRNTLVMLLIFGIIGYALIAGQALMGIIAAAFIFMALQYSRPREDAMIPKLLVSSEPNSIAPFIDGTGSHAGALLGDVRHDPFQSGGLETPAHDRVEAGAIHRANGGVLFIDEINTLTPHSQQNLLTALQEGEFPITGQSERSSGAMVRTEAVPCRFIMIAAGNLDAMQGMHPALRSRIRGYGYEVYMQDTMLDTPENREKFIRFIAQEVKNDGKIPHFDRSAIEEVIREAQRRSNRKGHLTLKLREMGGLIRVAGDIARQESADVTSARHVLAAKNTARSIEQQISDEYIHRSRDYDLTVVTGTQVGRVNGLAVMGADSGSVLPIVAEVTPTQGAAGTVIATGLLKEIAQESIKNVSAILKKFTGKDIKNMDIHIQFIGTYGGVEGDSASISVATAVISAIEGIPVKQDLAMTGSLSVRGDVLPIGGVTYKIEAAAKAGIKTVIIPKANLGDVLIEDRYRSMVEVIPVAHIEEVLEAALVPQNRELFLDKLKKIAAEPVKKALESSAIGGTHLAA from the coding sequence ATGCAAGACACTGTTTCTAACATCCTTGAGAAGAAAACGGACGAGGATCTCCTTCAGGGCTCTGCCATCACAAGCTCCTCCGAGGTCACCGTCCCACCCCGGCTGATCGATCAGGTGATCGGTCAGGACGCAGCCGTGGAGGTGATTAAGAAAGCGGCCACCCAGCGCAGGCACGTGATGATGATCGGCAACCCGGGAACGGGCAAGTCGATGCTTGCGAAGGCGATGGCCGAACTCCTCCCCAAGGAGGAGCTCAAGGACATCCTTGTGTACCCGAATGTCGAGGACTCGAACAATCCCATCATCAGGACGGTAGCGGCAGGAAGAGGCAAGCAGATCGTGGCCGCTCACAAGGCCGAGGCTGCGAAGAGGAAGCAGATGAGGAACACCCTCGTCATGCTCCTGATCTTCGGCATTATCGGCTACGCCCTCATCGCCGGCCAGGCGCTGATGGGCATCATCGCCGCCGCCTTCATCTTCATGGCACTCCAGTACTCGCGGCCGCGTGAGGATGCGATGATCCCGAAGCTCCTCGTCTCCAGCGAACCGAACAGCATCGCCCCCTTCATCGACGGCACCGGCTCACATGCCGGCGCCCTCCTCGGCGACGTCCGCCACGACCCCTTCCAGTCCGGCGGCCTGGAGACCCCGGCCCACGACCGCGTCGAGGCCGGCGCCATCCACCGGGCGAACGGCGGCGTGCTCTTCATCGACGAGATCAACACCCTGACCCCGCACTCCCAGCAGAACCTGCTCACCGCCCTCCAGGAGGGGGAGTTCCCCATCACCGGCCAGTCAGAGCGTTCGAGCGGTGCCATGGTCCGGACCGAGGCCGTGCCCTGCCGGTTCATCATGATCGCCGCGGGAAACCTCGACGCCATGCAGGGGATGCACCCTGCCCTGCGGTCCCGTATCCGCGGCTACGGCTACGAGGTCTACATGCAGGACACGATGCTCGACACCCCGGAGAACAGGGAGAAGTTCATCAGGTTCATCGCCCAGGAAGTCAAGAACGACGGGAAGATCCCGCACTTCGACAGGAGCGCCATCGAAGAGGTGATCAGGGAGGCACAGCGCCGTTCCAACAGGAAGGGCCACCTCACCCTGAAGCTCCGTGAGATGGGCGGCCTGATCCGGGTCGCGGGCGACATCGCCAGGCAGGAGAGCGCCGACGTGACCTCTGCCAGGCACGTGCTTGCGGCGAAGAACACGGCCCGCTCGATCGAGCAGCAGATCTCCGACGAGTACATCCACCGCAGCCGTGACTACGACCTCACCGTCGTGACCGGCACACAGGTCGGTCGGGTGAACGGTCTTGCCGTGATGGGCGCCGACTCCGGTTCTGTCCTCCCGATCGTTGCCGAGGTGACCCCGACCCAGGGGGCGGCCGGCACGGTCATCGCCACCGGCCTCCTGAAGGAGATCGCCCAGGAGTCGATCAAGAACGTCTCCGCGATCCTGAAGAAGTTCACCGGCAAGGACATCAAGAACATGGATATCCACATCCAGTTCATCGGGACGTACGGCGGTGTCGAGGGTGACTCGGCCTCCATCTCCGTCGCCACTGCGGTCATATCGGCCATCGAGGGTATCCCGGTGAAGCAGGACCTCGCGATGACGGGTTCCCTCTCGGTGCGGGGCGACGTCCTGCCCATCGGCGGCGTCACCTACAAGATCGAGGCGGCCGCGAAGGCCGGGATCAAGACAGTGATCATCCCGAAGGCAAACCTGGGCGACGTGCTCATCGAGGACCGCTACCGCTCCATGGTCGAGGTCATCCCTGTTGCGCACATCGAGGAGGTGCTCGAAGCGGCCCTTGTCCCGCAGAACCGCGAGCTCTTCCTGGACAAACTCAAGAAAATCGCCGCCGAGCCGGTGAAAAAGGCCCTCGAGTCCTCGGCGATCGGCGGCACCCATCTGGCAGCATAA
- a CDS encoding TldD/PmbA family protein, whose amino-acid sequence MDSVRYYDIRHVRGSATHVDIDNGVVESAGTSFFDQAVVRVLGPQGWGILTLENFDPDAPCDRLIARALELAAITGDEVDLSDAPQRGVLPVPKAGEDPVEVSLEEKTELLSSIEGAARLPGIVNTRARYAESIEEVRFVDSSGCEYSYEIPRCGFSVVAVASRNGEMQMGRESNYTILGLNLRHRQEMGEKAAQTALALLDAKAAKGGRMRAVLDPELAGVFAHEAIGHASEGDLIQEGNSVLAGKTGESIGSPLLTIVDDPSLPYFGFEPVDAEGVAVGRTELIRGGRVNAYMHSRQTLAAVGNGLAGHARAEPGEAPLVRMSNTFIEEGDASYDEIIAECRNGVLLQGSRGGQVDPGRGVFQFNAEYGYIIENGEIGTMVRDVSLSGDILGTLHAITLLGNDREMHEGYCGKGGQSVPVSDGSPHVLLEDAVVGGNGTD is encoded by the coding sequence ATGGACAGCGTCCGCTACTATGATATCAGGCATGTCCGCGGCTCGGCCACTCACGTCGACATCGACAATGGTGTGGTCGAGTCCGCAGGCACCAGTTTTTTTGACCAGGCTGTTGTGAGAGTGCTCGGCCCGCAGGGCTGGGGCATCCTCACCCTGGAGAACTTCGATCCCGACGCACCCTGCGACAGGCTGATCGCACGGGCACTCGAACTTGCCGCGATCACAGGCGACGAGGTCGACCTCTCTGACGCCCCGCAGCGTGGCGTCCTGCCTGTGCCGAAGGCCGGCGAAGATCCGGTCGAGGTCTCTCTTGAAGAAAAGACAGAACTTCTCTCCTCGATCGAGGGGGCGGCCAGGCTGCCGGGGATTGTCAACACCCGGGCCCGGTATGCCGAGTCGATCGAAGAAGTGCGCTTTGTCGATTCCTCGGGCTGCGAGTACTCGTACGAGATCCCGCGCTGCGGTTTCTCGGTGGTTGCCGTCGCCTCGCGGAACGGCGAGATGCAGATGGGCCGGGAGAGCAACTACACGATCCTGGGCCTCAACCTCCGCCACAGGCAGGAGATGGGAGAGAAAGCGGCACAGACCGCTCTCGCCCTCCTTGACGCAAAGGCGGCGAAGGGCGGCAGGATGCGGGCCGTGCTCGACCCCGAACTCGCCGGTGTCTTCGCCCACGAGGCGATCGGCCACGCGAGCGAGGGCGACCTGATCCAGGAGGGGAACTCCGTGCTTGCCGGGAAGACCGGGGAGAGCATCGGAAGTCCTCTCCTCACCATCGTCGACGACCCCTCCCTCCCGTACTTCGGGTTCGAACCTGTGGACGCGGAGGGCGTCGCCGTCGGGAGGACCGAACTGATCCGGGGAGGCAGGGTGAACGCCTACATGCACTCCAGGCAGACCCTTGCCGCGGTCGGCAACGGCCTTGCCGGCCATGCCCGGGCCGAACCCGGCGAAGCGCCCCTGGTGCGGATGAGCAACACCTTCATCGAGGAAGGCGACGCCTCGTACGACGAGATCATTGCCGAGTGCCGGAACGGCGTGCTGCTGCAGGGTTCCCGCGGCGGCCAGGTCGATCCTGGCCGGGGTGTCTTCCAGTTCAATGCCGAGTATGGCTACATCATCGAGAACGGCGAGATCGGGACGATGGTCAGGGATGTTTCCCTCTCCGGGGACATTCTCGGCACTCTCCATGCGATCACGCTCCTCGGGAACGACCGGGAGATGCACGAGGGGTACTGTGGAAAAGGCGGGCAGAGCGTCCCGGTGAGCGACGGTTCGCCCCATGTGCTCCTTGAAGATGCGGTGGTGGGTGGCAATGGAACTGATTGA
- a CDS encoding TldD/PmbA family protein: MELIDAILRAGAAKADEVEVYISEGESVSADLKRDRIENAGGSKGFGIGIRVIVGGRIGVSSTASPKDWEACLAAALASASLAHPQEWGGLPGPASLPDAPQINDTSLRLDAATARSICMEMLEGAAEHDAAVTGGSASLARGKVTIANTSGILYEQERTSTGCSLECIHERSTGFEFDASPFMDLDPRHVGEQAAFFAEHGADAGEIETGDYDLVLSPVALSQFLDYVLEPALSGRNVHAGRSWLAGKLGETCIGEEISVFDDPSRRGLGSTRFDAEGVPARKITFFDHGVLAHYAYDLRTAYRYGQKSTGSAVRAGPGGAPAIGVHTMVIDGPRDTVDDDRAVYVNDIVGAHTANPLTGDFSVELSNATWIEGGEFGEPVRSAMFAGNVFDLLGAVAAIGREERIVGSAVLPALRLNKQRLIGK, translated from the coding sequence ATGGAACTGATTGATGCGATCCTCCGTGCCGGTGCGGCAAAGGCCGACGAGGTGGAGGTCTATATCTCCGAGGGGGAGTCTGTCTCCGCCGACCTGAAGCGCGACCGGATCGAAAATGCCGGGGGCTCGAAGGGCTTCGGCATCGGGATCCGTGTCATTGTCGGCGGGCGCATCGGCGTCTCCTCGACCGCAAGCCCGAAGGACTGGGAGGCGTGCCTCGCCGCCGCCCTTGCGAGCGCCAGCCTCGCCCACCCGCAGGAGTGGGGCGGCCTTCCCGGCCCGGCCTCCCTCCCCGACGCCCCGCAGATCAACGACACCTCTCTCCGCCTGGACGCGGCGACGGCGCGGTCGATCTGCATGGAGATGCTGGAGGGCGCCGCGGAGCACGACGCCGCGGTCACCGGCGGTTCGGCCTCCCTCGCACGGGGAAAGGTGACGATCGCGAACACTTCCGGCATCCTGTACGAGCAGGAGAGGACGAGCACGGGTTGTTCTCTGGAGTGCATCCACGAGCGCTCGACCGGGTTCGAGTTCGACGCATCCCCCTTCATGGACCTCGACCCCCGCCATGTCGGGGAACAGGCGGCCTTCTTCGCGGAGCACGGCGCCGACGCCGGCGAGATCGAGACCGGGGACTACGACCTTGTCCTCTCGCCTGTCGCCCTCTCCCAGTTCCTGGACTATGTCCTCGAACCCGCTCTCTCGGGGAGGAACGTCCATGCCGGGCGGTCCTGGCTTGCCGGGAAACTCGGCGAGACCTGCATCGGCGAGGAGATCTCGGTCTTCGACGACCCCTCCCGCCGGGGCCTGGGGAGCACGCGCTTCGACGCCGAAGGCGTGCCGGCCCGGAAGATCACCTTCTTCGACCACGGTGTCCTGGCCCACTATGCCTATGACCTGCGGACCGCCTACCGCTATGGTCAGAAGAGCACCGGCTCGGCGGTCAGGGCCGGGCCCGGCGGTGCTCCCGCCATCGGCGTCCACACCATGGTCATCGACGGCCCGCGCGACACCGTCGACGACGACCGTGCGGTCTATGTGAACGACATTGTCGGAGCGCACACGGCCAACCCCCTCACCGGCGACTTCTCGGTCGAGCTCTCCAATGCCACCTGGATCGAGGGCGGCGAGTTCGGCGAACCGGTGCGGAGCGCCATGTTCGCGGGCAATGTCTTCGACCTCCTCGGCGCCGTGGCGGCGATCGGGAGGGAGGAGCGGATCGTCGGAAGCGCTGTTCTCCCGGCGTTAAGGTTAAATAAGCAGCGTCTGATTGGTAAATAG
- a CDS encoding pro-sigmaK processing inhibitor BofA family protein codes for MIETIITIAVVIAVAALLYYFVKEGMTLIINAVVGLICLYLINIFHLMGYIGGTDLAISWATVIICALGGVIGVVLLVLLNLMGITV; via the coding sequence ATGATAGAAACCATCATTACCATCGCCGTGGTGATCGCGGTCGCCGCCCTCCTCTACTACTTCGTGAAGGAGGGAATGACCCTGATCATCAATGCCGTGGTCGGCCTCATCTGCCTGTACCTCATCAACATCTTCCACCTGATGGGCTACATCGGCGGGACCGACCTTGCCATCTCCTGGGCGACGGTGATCATCTGCGCCCTCGGCGGCGTGATCGGAGTGGTCCTCCTCGTCCTCCTCAACCTGATGGGGATCACCGTCTGA
- a CDS encoding KaiC domain-containing protein produces MEEEARVMFGIEGLDAMLDGGLLDKSVCAIVGTYGTGKTTFALQFVYEGLKQGEKAVFISLDERAEMIYRDIERKGWDLDTYRDTSLFVIKLDPTDFTVAVNQIKNELPRLIRQVGATRVVIDPISLFEGLFTDEATRRHELFRFVEMMRDEACTLILTSETSQDNPYASKYALIEYMVDTVILLRYVRPSSISEVHPAAEVVKMRGSNHSREIKPYEIQRDRVQVYSEANVF; encoded by the coding sequence ATGGAGGAGGAAGCGAGGGTCATGTTCGGGATCGAGGGGCTCGATGCGATGCTCGACGGCGGCCTCCTCGACAAAAGCGTCTGCGCCATCGTCGGAACATACGGTACGGGAAAGACGACGTTCGCCCTCCAGTTCGTCTATGAAGGGCTGAAGCAGGGGGAGAAGGCGGTCTTCATCTCCCTCGACGAAAGGGCCGAGATGATCTACAGGGATATCGAGAGGAAGGGATGGGACCTGGACACCTACAGGGATACGTCCCTCTTCGTGATCAAGCTCGACCCGACAGACTTTACGGTCGCGGTCAACCAGATAAAAAACGAGCTTCCAAGGCTGATCAGGCAGGTCGGGGCGACACGGGTCGTCATCGACCCGATATCCCTCTTCGAGGGCCTCTTCACCGACGAGGCGACGCGGCGGCACGAACTCTTCAGGTTTGTCGAGATGATGCGGGACGAGGCATGCACCCTCATCCTCACCTCCGAGACGAGCCAGGACAATCCCTACGCGAGCAAGTACGCCCTCATCGAGTATATGGTCGACACCGTCATCCTCCTGCGGTACGTGCGGCCGTCCTCGATCTCCGAGGTCCACCCGGCGGCCGAGGTCGTGAAGATGCGGGGCTCGAACCACTCGCGCGAGATCAAGCCGTACGAGATCCAGCGCGACAGGGTGCAGGTGTACTCGGAAGCGAATGTGTTTTGA